The genomic region gtttgtaaaaaaataaaaaataaataaatagggaGATCATAAAAAGGAAATTTGAAAATCCCATTTCACAACTttaaaatacataaacaaaGACTTGCACATCCAAGACCAATACATATATTAATtcttgagaaaaagaaagaaaaaaaaagtttatattATCAACTTCAGCAATCCAAAAATTAATTCAAACTTGCTTGAGCAAATTGTTTCATTCACTCAAGCAACAAAGCTTGAATCTACATATAgataaatttgtttgtttattcatcctctctttttttttcttcttcttcttcttcttcttcttcttgaccATGTGTGTGCCCTTGAGTCTGCACAGCTCAATTTTCGTTAGGTTTCTCTACTTGCAAGAACAGAGGCTCCTTTTGGCTAGGTTAACATTTTGGGAGATCCTTTGGAGGTGGAAGAAGAGATTGATTAGGTCCTTTACCATTGTCCACCAAGAATGCCATCTTAAGCCCCCATGTTGTGTGCACTTCCAAATGGCAATGCATGAACCAAACTCCTAAAATTTATACACAAATTGGGGAGGGGAGAGTTAAGACCAACTAAAAACTGTATGCAGTGGTCATGTGTGACATCTCTCTACAACATGCGTGTGAATCCCATTAAATAATGGTGGATTCTACATGTATGTTGTGAGAAAGAGGTTACATATGAAAGTTTTTTAAGATGATTGAATGAATAGAATTTACCTGGATTATCAGCGATAAATCGGATAGCTGTCCATCCGCCGGATGGAACATTAGCTGTGTTCCTTTCAACAGGATCAACAAGATTGAACTTCTTAGGATCCGTCTTGGGGTTATAGTTCCCAACTCCCCTACCCACAGAAAAGAAATTGTATCCATGCAAATGGATAGGGTGGTTCTCAGGGGCTATAGTCCCAGTGTCTTGCAACACAAGTTGAACTGTTGAGTTATAAGCTAGCCTATAAAGCCTTGTCCCATTTGTAGTTGCCAAGCTTGAATTAGCCGGTGGACCTCCAGAATAGTTGAAAGCCGTCGGCGGGTTGCCGGGGAAATCCGTAGTAAAAACCCCACTTTTGTTGAAAAAATGTGCTTGAAGCAGAGCTGCGGTTGGCATAACAAATGTGACATTGTTAACACTAGCCACTACTCTGCTTCCATTACCAGCTTTGCAACTGGGGCATGGATTAATCCCAAGTCCAACTGTGAACAAAAGATTGTGATCGATTTTTAATGGGACTTTGGCTGGAAATTTGTTGGAATTTAGGGCTTTTAGAGAGTTTATGAAGCTGTTAGCAACTTGGGTTGCGTTTTGGGGAGGTGGGCTAGTGAGCGTTGTAGGTGTGCTAGCAAGTGTGCCAGTATAGTGAAGAGTGGCGGTGGCAGTGAGGTTGTCAACGGCGATTGGAGAGTCCATAAATGGCGAGGCTGCCACCATGTATTTGCCGGAGTTTTGATTGGCCGTGACTAGGGCATTGGTGGTTTGTCCCGGGGCAATCACAATGGTGTCCGTCTTGAAGGGTTTCACATATGTGGCATCTACTTCCACTATGGTCAAGTTGTGCCCTGCAATTTTGAAGAAGAGCTCCTCATTGAGCGCAGCATTGATGATTCGTAGAAGGTAAGTCTTGCCGCTTTTCACAGGTAATGTAAAGCCACCTGCATTAGTAAATATCATCAGTAATGTTCTCTTATCAAACAACATTTTATTTCTATTCAGAGCATTACGTACCTTCTGAAGAACAATTTGGAACGACGCCTGGATGACCGTTAATGGTGTGAGCATCTGATACATTAGGTGCTATACCAGATTTGAGAGCCTGATTGATCACAGTTTCAGTATCTGATTTCCACCATTCACCTGCAATTTTCATATTCTTAgatcaaattatataaaatccCAAACATTGATCACCTTAATTGTGTTATtattagaaagaaagaaaatcaatttaGTCTCACCTAATACCACATTTACTTCCTTGTGGGGCGCTGGGAATGGATAAGGCACCCCACGCTTGGGCAAAATTACAAGGGCACCATGGACGGTTGCCCTTAGCCAGTTAATATGTGCATGCCAAAGAAGTGTGCCTCTTTGCCCTGTGATGGTGAAGTTGTACACATAGCTTTGACCTGGGGGAATTGGACATTGTGTGATGTATGCTGGACCATCTGCCCAACCGGTTCGTAGTTGCCGGATACCATGCCTGCCAGtccaaaaattaatttgaattttactgTAATTTAGACGAATGATTAATCATAAAGTGGTATATGATTAAGGTGGCAACTAAGTTCTCACCAGTGAATGGAAACGTTATACTTGACATGGTTGGTAACTTTGACAAGCACATTATCGTCTTCCCTGGCATAGAGAGTTGGCCCCGGGAACTTGCCGTTAACGGTAACTATTGGCTTACTTGAGCAtagtttagttttatttctcagCACCACCTGCACACATTATCAACATGACAATGGAAAAATCAAAGttaatattctaaactactcttaAGTCACAGGAACAGAGATTCGAACTTATGTACAAATTAAGAGAATGATGTATTACGCTAACCAACTAGCACAACTCACATCTTCATGTTAAGACTTATGATTAACTGAGTGTATTAAGAAAGCTAAGCAGTTAATTAGTTATCCAAATGTGTAACTTTTAGGTTTTGAGGGTGTACCAGCTTACATGTACTTTCCATTTTTGAGTAATAAATCCTTAACTTTGCACTACTTAAGTGGACTGGCCCTCTCAGCTAGCTTTAAATCTAAGAAATCCATGTCTGAGATTATATGATTTTGGTTTTATCTGAATTTTCCACTTTGACATTTCTATTATCTTTTCCACACTTATAATTTATCTATGCATGTATcaacaaattaaaatcaatTGTAGTAAAATTGAGCATGAAGATCCTCATGGCCAGAACAAATACCATACATAGCAAGAACACAATTAGTGTATACATAGACGACGGCACGATTTCCATGCAGACGACGATGAAAGTCCGTCACCTGTGACCCTTTTTTGTAGTAATGTATGTAACAATAAACCATGTAGCAAGAACAACGTTGTTAACAGTACTTACATTAAACTTGTAGTGTCGGACTCTGCTCTCAACCAAAGCAGGAAGAACGCATGCCAGAAAAAGCACAAGAAATCGAATCGACCACACCATTTCTCAATACTCTTTCTGATTCTCTTTGCATTAGCTAGTGTACTAGTACGATAAACTTCGTTTCTTAATGGTTTTTGTTGCTATTGGTGTTGGGTTCATGGTCATGACTTGCCAGCGCAAGCTTATAAAGGGTGACGAGAGGCACGGCTGTGATGTCGTTTTTCCAGGGTAGGTGGACGATGGTAATCTATGACAAGATTCTTAAGCTAACCCAAGGTCTTCTCTGTGATTTCTTACATGttacataaagtttttaatttacCAGCTTCCAGCTGCATATTTCTGGTAAATGCTGTTTATAATATGCTTATTAAATTCCCCTTTATCTGATTTAATCCTTTTTGTTACTAATTTGGTTAATCGGGTGGACTTTGTTGAGTGTTTGGGACAACTTATACATTAAGTATATGGGTCAACCCAGCAGCTGGTGGGCCATTTGGATATGCTTATATTAGTGAGGTTTGTTTTTTTATCCATTCATTAGTAATAATTTTGAGTATATTTGGAAGCAAAGTAGTTAATACCAAATTTCTTATACATGTTTTAGCATAATTATGAACCTAATAAAGGTATCAATACTAGagtcaccatttttttttattaaatttgtttaCCAAATAATGTTAATGTGTAAGTGTATGTGTCAATAACatgtaatatttaaataacATGTAATATTTAAACTAGCcctaaatttaaatcaattaaacaTTGCTGCATTATTGTGAAcggattttttgttttcagtgCTACTCTATAGACAAACCAAAACATTAgaacaaattttcaattaccAGAGCGCAAAATGGCTTGAAATAGGCATTTTACATTTCTTGTTGGTCGGATAATAAATGAGTTCCCAACTTTATTCATCCATTGGAGTAAAATTCACATTTATATACGGCGAAAATGCAAAATAATATGTAAATGTAATGCCGAGATGCTCTCATTCCCGATattttaaaataagaaaaacaatgACATTCCCAAAGAAGCTCCGCTAGCAAATAGTACTCTTGCTTAAGTTAATAACCAAgtcatattacccgttaatGTTAACGGGTCAAATTTGGGTTGGGTTGTATTACCTGTTTATTTGAACGGATTTGATACGACACAATCTGTTAAGATATCGAGTACGTTATGAAAATGATACAAACACTGCAAACACGACATGATCGATTACCATCAAGCTACATCCCAACGGACCGGTAAGATTTTGGGAgatttttttgacatttttaaGCTATTAATTAATTGCAGAAATAAGGGCATACGTATTTGGTATTTCATCTTAATTGGATGCATGCTTAGGCATTTCATCTTAATTGAAGTGGAAGTGAGAAGCCAAATACATGTAGATCTGGTAGGTAGTGAAATGCGTACAGGGAAgtataaaatactaaacatctACTGCATGCCGCCTAATTGGATGCTTAGGGAACAAATTAGCTTATAGTTGAGAAATGACTTTCAGGTCATATATCAGATAGGAGCTCCAACAGATGGACGATGGACGACATGATAGTCTGTTTGAAAGCCAATCAAATTTAAACCGAAGGTCGGTAGGTCACCCAGTCTTTTTCAAACTCCCTCTTCAGCatgctctttttcttttcatcaacTTCTTTGCTTTGTCCATAttatttccccttttttttataaaaaaaaacctactcATCCTCCCACACAAACACATGACTGATTACATTAAGCGTACTTGACAAATTAACATGTGTACGGTGATTAGAGGTTATGATGGTCAATTTGGTTGGAATTCAGTCTTCATCATGCGCTATTTTGCTTGAGAAAACCATGTTACCGTTATTATAGTAAATTAATAGTGAGATTGTAATTTCTCGATCGATGTACCATACATAATCAATAGCTTAATCATATGTTATAACACATAACTTAGTAATTAAGATTTAGTTTCAGTATTCTataataatttcttatttaGATAACTAGATATATTGAGTCACCAATATCTTCTAGATATGATAGTCGAGTTtgtttaaatgaaaaaaaaaaggtagaaaTTATTTCGGCTAGGTTATGAGTCATAGTGCCAGTCAATTAAGACATTGATTGTATAAGCTGATATCTAATCTCATTGAAAAAATGGCACATCCAGAACAAAGCGAGAATTCATGTAACTTTCACTGAAGACACGACTTCATCTTAATATCTTGAATCTTTGATGAAGCAAAAGTTCCACAGCTCAGAAATTACATGTTGTAGAAGGTTCTGAGGTTGCGACTAATCCATCAAGTGTTATAACAAAACTTTCAATGAAGTTGCAATAAAACTTTCATGAGGTTGGGAAGCtatataatttaatatttaGTTCGATTTACAAATAACATAAATGTTCTCTTAGTTATCAAATGATCAAAGAATGTATGGCTGTCATTCACTTTcaaatttgatattaattttgaaaaataaatagttgTGTGTAGGGGTGGAATTTTTTGCCAAATTACCATACCAACTGAATTACCAACCATCTCATACCAAAGTTGTGCCAAAAAATTTGTACCATTGGTAATGGTACGGTATTTGTATCGTATCATACATTTTCGGTACGGTAATGGTATCCAAACCATTACCAATGGTATACCGTACCGTATCactattattaatattatatcatttatttatttatttatatatataattaggtattattatcattatatatgcacTTTATATTTTTCTCCTAGTCATTTATCCAAAACCATCCTCTCACCCTCTAACCTCCACTTtcccaataaataaaaaataaaaaaactaatggaaagggcttgaaaactttgagttttaacgataaaaacaaaataaagagtaaagtgaatagtaccatgattgattttttagtataaaaatgtggttttttattaaaatgaacagtaccagaagcttttcattaaagttcccttaaaAAAATCTAGGCCTTCTTGCTGTTGCGACTTCATCTTTTCACTCATCTTGTCATCGACTTCATCTCGGTTGCTCCCGTTCCGACGAGACTCTCTCTCTCCGCAGTCCATctcatcttctccttcatcaaATTGGGTTGTCTTTCTACCTGGCTTCGTTTATcaagttaatttttgttcaatcTTAAAGAATGTAGAGATGGAATTTAGGAtatttgtactattttttttttttagggatgtTGGGTTTCAACAATTCTTCCAtgtatttaccttttttttttcttcttaaatgaGTTTctataaaattctcataattaaataaaaaaaatttagtaacCCGTACCTTGAATtgggttggaaaaaaaaacaaaattgtggCCCAAAAGAGtggccccaaaaaaaaaagtgataatTTCATTTCCATATCTTGTCAACCAAACTATTTAGCACGCCGAAATTCggtatataaaaaatttggcaCCGTAATGATAATAAATTTTGTCATACCAAAAATTTTGTATGGTAATTGGTACATGGGTTTTGGCACGGTAATTGTACCAATACCACCCCTAGATGTGTgtagagccaaaaataattcaaaaatccAAAAGACGACATATGACCTTTTACACAAAAAAGACAAGAATGCCTTCATTAAATGGGCAAGGCCCACAAATCTCTCATGCTCATGGCAAGGAGGAAAAATCAAAGGCAATAAAGATTGAATTAATTACTAAAtcatatctttaatacattcatAATTGAAGATCAACTCAAACAAGTAAGGAGTCATCATCACAATCATCATCCTAATATAGTATctcataattaatatatttgggATATATTTTTTCCTCATCCATCCTACGGATAACCCACATTGGCCAATGGAAAGCCGCCTTGCGTAGGGCCAAAACCCTAACACTGTGCCTGGCCACCTCTTTATAAATGCCCCATCTCCACCAAGTTCTGGTAAGATTTTGTTATGAACTTCTCTAAAcactcaactttttttttcttcagagaAACTGATTTAGGCATCAGAGATCCATTGATCAAACTAACCTCCCCCCCCCTCTCAATATCTCATGGCTGCGTGAGGCTTAGGCCTTGACCAAAgagtgtttatttgttttgtaggtacaaattcGTCCAAGACTGAAGACGGCAAATTTTTGCTACCATAATGtacttttaatgttttaatcaaaattattAACATCGAAttcatttgaataaaaaaaaatatatatcaacttCGTAGATTAGTGATCATGAATCTTTGACGAAGAGAACAAACTTATCCAAACAAAATGCTATaagatgaatttgaacaatGGATTTTTAAACATTGACAGCATTGCAGTTGGGTATGATCCATGAGCCTAATTCAATGTTAGGCCAGCTGAAAACATATGCTGGGAACTTTTCATCCCAAAAAGGGCTGACCAAATGTTAACTCAGGAATATCATGGGCTAGTCAAAGTTATAAAGAATGTTGGGTTGGGTCATGTATGTGCAAGTCATTCTATTAGCCCAAAAAAGTGCCCAGTCTGAAGTTTTACCAAAGAGCTTGTAGCCGACACCCAGCCGAGCTTCATGGAGCATCGAAAGGCgtattgaattgaaatttttaaaaattttgagagtGTAAGTTCATGAATTTTGATGAAGCATGTGAGACTTCAAATGGAATTTGAGAGAATTCTGCATGAGTTTTAGTAGAGTTTGTGAGAATTTTATCATGAATTTTAATGAATAAAATTTCATGAATTACAATGGACTATTTAGTGGTCTATTTAATGAGCATTTCCACTAGTTTCAATTTTCACTACTCGAAATAGTGGTTGGCCATCATCTGTGATGTTAGTGGTGATAGTAGCTGTGGTGGTGGCGATGGTGAAAGTTGTGGTGATGGCCATGAAAACATGGTTGTGACAGTACGCTAGGAATTGAGGTGGCGATGGTAATGGAGTCAAGTGTTGATGGTGGTGGGGAATTGGTTTGGTGATGGTGGTAGCGTcatggtggtgggggtgggAGTGGGAGTGGAAGTGGTGATGGTCATGACAAGTTGGTGGAGGTGCCACCAACGTCGCAGAAGTAGTTTGCGGTGAAGCCACTGTGGTTAGGAGGATGGTAGCTGATTATACACacataagaggaaaaaaaaagtctaTCAAAATCTTAGGAAGAGATGCTACATTTGTATGTTCTATATACATGGTAAAATCTATCAAATCTACCGTAATTCAGTGTTTTTTTATAATCATTTCAAGCTAATGACTTTTTGAAAGAGTCCAAAAAATTCAAGACTACCCCTAACTGaagtctttaaaaaaaatttgattggatactctaagattttttttatgtacaatgatatatttatattatggaGGTAGGAAAATAAATTGGTTTCAAACTTATCATTCAccagattcaaacttaaaacttctcacttacaaatgaagaaaaatacatCTAGATTGTTATAGCGTAAGAATACTCTTAGTACTTTTAAACTCTTTCAAAATTCTTCAAACTCTCAAATCAATGCACCCTCAAAAACTCGTAGGCTTTCTTTGATGGGTCAACTTAGACATCACTAGATTGGGAtccaaatttaaccaaaaacacttCTAATAATGTTTGGAAGAAAAAACTAAAGTGCTTATAAATTAGAGAGCACACTGctcttcaattctttttttttttttttttttttttttttttcagaaaacacttgatttttattttaaaattttcgaaGCATCGCTTCCTATAGTAGctcttagagcagttccacaGGGGCTTGATAGCTCGGCACCCAGTTAAAACCCTCTAGCCCTGCCTAATAGATTGGCACCTAGTCCAAGCCATGCAAGAGACCAGCCCAAAATCGACAAACCCATGGGACGGCCtacatttcttttcttcttttcttttttctttttttcttttttttttttttttttttgcgctaGAGAGGTAGTTGTTGTGGAGGCTGAGGAGCAAAGCTAGTCAAGGCGGGAGA from Pyrus communis chromosome 9, drPyrComm1.1, whole genome shotgun sequence harbors:
- the LOC137745960 gene encoding laccase-4-like yields the protein MVWSIRFLVLFLACVLPALVESRVRHYKFNVVLRNKTKLCSSKPIVTVNGKFPGPTLYAREDDNVLVKVTNHVKYNVSIHWHGIRQLRTGWADGPAYITQCPIPPGQSYVYNFTITGQRGTLLWHAHINWLRATVHGALVILPKRGVPYPFPAPHKEVNVVLGEWWKSDTETVINQALKSGIAPNVSDAHTINGHPGVVPNCSSEGGFTLPVKSGKTYLLRIINAALNEELFFKIAGHNLTIVEVDATYVKPFKTDTIVIAPGQTTNALVTANQNSGKYMVAASPFMDSPIAVDNLTATATLHYTGTLASTPTTLTSPPPQNATQVANSFINSLKALNSNKFPAKVPLKIDHNLLFTVGLGINPCPSCKAGNGSRVVASVNNVTFVMPTAALLQAHFFNKSGVFTTDFPGNPPTAFNYSGGPPANSSLATTNGTRLYRLAYNSTVQLVLQDTGTIAPENHPIHLHGYNFFSVGRGVGNYNPKTDPKKFNLVDPVERNTANVPSGGWTAIRFIADNPGVWFMHCHLEVHTTWGLKMAFLVDNGKGPNQSLLPPPKDLPKC